Proteins from one Burkholderia oklahomensis C6786 genomic window:
- a CDS encoding electron transfer flavoprotein subunit beta/FixA family protein, with protein sequence MKILVPVKRVVDYNVKVRVKTDGTGVDIANVKMSMNPFDEIAVEEAVRLKEAGVATEVIAVSVGVAQAQETLRTALAIGADRAILVESNDEVQPLGVAKILKALVDKEQPQLVILGKQAIDDDSNQTGQMLAALANLPQATFASKVTVADGRATVAREVDGGAETLSLQLPAVVTTDLRLNEPRYVTLPNIMKAKKKPLETVKPEDLGVDVAPRLKTLKVVEPPKRAAGVKVPDVKTLVEKLKTEAKVL encoded by the coding sequence ATGAAAATCCTGGTGCCAGTGAAGAGAGTGGTCGATTACAACGTGAAGGTCCGGGTGAAGACGGACGGCACGGGGGTCGATATTGCGAACGTGAAGATGTCGATGAATCCGTTCGACGAGATCGCGGTCGAGGAGGCGGTGCGCCTGAAGGAAGCGGGCGTGGCGACCGAAGTGATCGCGGTGTCGGTGGGCGTTGCGCAGGCTCAGGAAACGCTTCGCACGGCGCTCGCGATCGGCGCGGACCGTGCGATTCTCGTCGAATCGAACGACGAAGTGCAGCCGCTCGGCGTCGCGAAGATCCTGAAGGCGCTGGTCGACAAGGAGCAGCCGCAGCTCGTGATTCTGGGCAAGCAGGCGATCGACGACGATTCGAACCAGACGGGCCAGATGCTGGCCGCGCTCGCGAACCTGCCGCAGGCGACGTTCGCGTCGAAGGTGACGGTCGCCGACGGCCGTGCAACGGTCGCGCGTGAAGTGGACGGCGGCGCGGAGACGCTGTCGCTTCAACTGCCCGCGGTGGTCACCACGGATCTTCGCCTGAACGAGCCGCGCTACGTGACGCTGCCGAACATCATGAAGGCGAAGAAGAAGCCTTTGGAAACCGTGAAGCCGGAAGACCTGGGCGTGGACGTTGCGCCGCGTCTGAAGACGCTGAAGGTGGTGGAGCCGCCGAAGCGCGCGGCGGGCGTGAAGGTGCCGGACGTGAAGACGCTGGTCGAGAAGCTGAAGACCGAAGCCAAGGTGCTGTAA